A region from the Aegilops tauschii subsp. strangulata cultivar AL8/78 chromosome 5, Aet v6.0, whole genome shotgun sequence genome encodes:
- the LOC109759312 gene encoding uncharacterized protein — protein MAGSHNDISVLQRSPVFARLADEHCPEVNGHQYNKGYYLADGIYPQWSTLVKIIPNPQGEKRKRFAQMQESAMKDVERSFGVLQSQWGIVRNPTLTWSTHKLWEVMTACVIMHNMIVEDERDDSIYDQGFDFHGENVEPDIHLLQSSNIFFIFIVNCVIDYSCLAPG, from the coding sequence ATGGCTGGTTCACACAATGATATTAGTGTTCTTCAACGTTCTCCAGTCTTTGCAAGGCTTGCAGATGAGCACTGCCCAGAGGTCAATGGCCACCAGTACAACAAGGGATATTACCTTGCTGATGGTATTTATCCACAGTGGTCCACTCTTGTGAAGATTATACCAAATCCGCAAGGAGAGAAGAGAAAGAGGTTTGCCCAAATGCAGGAGAGTGCTATGAAGGATGTGGAGCGTTCTTTCGGTGTGCTTCAGTCTCAATGGGGTATCGTTCGAAACCCTACATTGACATGGAGCACTCATAAGctttgggaggtgatgactgcttgcgtgattatgcacaacatgatcgtggAGGATGAGCGTGATGATAGCATCTACGACCAAGGGTTTGATTTCCATGGTGAAAATGTTGAGCCTGACATCCACCTCCTGCAATCTTCGaacatttttttcattttcatcGTGAATTGCGTGATTGACTACTCATGTCTAGCTCCAGGATGA
- the LOC141022559 gene encoding uncharacterized protein, with product MARHVFNRIREGVVAYDPYFECKEDALGKLGFSSYQRCPAASRMLVYEIPGDLVDEYVRMSEYTCLQSMYSFCKAVVAVFGSEYPIEPTVVDTERLLVINTERGFPGMLGSIDCMHWK from the coding sequence ATGGCGAGACATGTGTTCAATCGTATTCGGGAGGGAGTGGTAGCATATGACCCATACTTTGAGTGCAAAGAGGATGCTCTTGGCAAGCTTGGTTTCTCTTCTTACCAGAGATGCCCTGCGGCTAGCCGCATGCTTGTATACGAAATTCCTGGTGATCTTGTGGATGAGTATGTTCGTATGAGTGAGTACACATGTCTCCAATCAATGTATAGTTTCTGCAAGGCCGTGGTGGCTGTGTTCGGCTCTGAGTACCCGATAGAGCCAACTGTCGTTGATACAGAGAGGTTGTTGGTGATCAACACCGAGAGGGGCTTTCCGGGCATGCTTGGTAGTATTGATTGTATGCACTGGAAGTGA